In Dolichospermum flos-aquae CCAP 1403/13F, the following proteins share a genomic window:
- the tsaE gene encoding tRNA (adenosine(37)-N6)-threonylcarbamoyltransferase complex ATPase subunit type 1 TsaE, giving the protein MTKIFLPDIEATQQLGITLGETLTAGSVILLEGDLGAGKTTLVQGIGKGLGIIDSIVSPTFTLINEYTEGRIPLYHLDLYRLEPQEVTSLNLESYWEGIEVIPGIVAIEWAERMPYLPDSYLKICLNYGENGSRQAEIMVCGN; this is encoded by the coding sequence ATGACTAAAATTTTCCTTCCAGATATAGAAGCAACACAGCAATTAGGTATTACCCTTGGGGAAACTTTGACTGCTGGAAGTGTGATTTTGCTAGAAGGTGATTTAGGTGCTGGTAAAACTACTTTGGTGCAAGGTATTGGTAAGGGATTGGGGATAATTGACTCTATTGTTAGTCCTACCTTTACTCTGATTAATGAGTACACAGAAGGACGCATCCCCCTTTATCACTTGGATTTATACCGTCTAGAACCTCAAGAAGTTACAAGCTTGAACCTCGAAAGTTACTGGGAAGGAATAGAAGTAATACCGGGAATTGTCGCTATTGAATGGGCGGAACGAATGCCATACTTACCAGATAGTTATTTAAAGATATGTTTAAACTATGGTGAAAATGGCAGCCGTCAAGCCGAAATTATGGTTTGCGGGAATTAG
- a CDS encoding Uma2 family endonuclease, translated as MTSSIISQTEPPLPPWETLPTMYDLPSENPEEKGLPDDFHFLQPLLLYLTFQPINWNPEIVYSAADLNLYYDLQNPLWYKRPDWFGVVGVPKLYNGQDLRLSYVRWQEPANPFVVVELLSPGTEDEDLGNRKSQIGKPPTKWEVYERILRIPYYIVFSRYTNEVRAFQLVGGHYEPMNMIEGRLLMPELGLSLGLWQGTFRDIPKLWLRWFTLTGELIPEPTEEAAAANERVILAEQETIEAKRKVEQLGQLLRDLGVNPDELDNA; from the coding sequence ATGACTTCTTCCATCATTTCTCAAACTGAACCACCCCTTCCCCCTTGGGAAACTTTACCGACAATGTATGATTTACCTAGCGAAAACCCAGAGGAAAAAGGCTTGCCAGACGACTTTCATTTTTTACAACCTTTACTTTTATATTTAACTTTTCAACCCATAAACTGGAATCCAGAAATTGTTTATAGTGCGGCTGATCTGAATCTTTATTATGATCTGCAAAATCCTTTATGGTATAAACGCCCAGATTGGTTTGGTGTGGTTGGAGTGCCAAAATTATATAATGGTCAAGATTTGCGTTTAAGTTATGTCAGGTGGCAAGAACCAGCAAACCCTTTTGTAGTTGTAGAATTATTATCTCCTGGTACAGAAGATGAAGATTTAGGTAATAGAAAAAGTCAAATAGGTAAACCTCCCACAAAATGGGAAGTTTATGAACGGATTTTAAGAATTCCTTACTATATTGTTTTTAGCCGCTACACCAACGAAGTCCGCGCATTTCAGTTAGTAGGTGGTCATTATGAACCTATGAATATGATTGAAGGACGCTTACTAATGCCAGAATTAGGTTTAAGTTTAGGACTATGGCAAGGGACATTTCGAGATATTCCTAAGTTATGGTTAAGGTGGTTCACACTCACAGGAGAATTAATTCCTGAACCAACAGAAGAAGCGGCTGCGGCTAATGAAAGAGTTATTCTTGCTGAACAAGAAACAATAGAAGCAAAAAGAAAAGTTGAACAACTAGGACAACTGTTGCGTGATTTAGGCGTTAATCCTGATGAACTGGATAATGCTTAG
- a CDS encoding gluconeogenesis factor YvcK family protein gives MFIGFLKQAINSLQLESHSRTSHRVNQWFKWLSPGLAVKRWLLITVGGVVLASLGLAIWVKLTPIFWILELLKGLLGLLANILPNYISGPLLLLCGVLLVLWGQSRTVGSITEVLRPGVNEEELIDVLLAHRRLYRGPKIVVVGGGTGLSTLLRGLKTYSANITAIVTVADDGGSSGRLREEFGVLPPGDIRNCLAALADEEKLLTELFQYRFRAGDGLTGHSFGNLFLTAMTDITGDLVQAIAASSKVLAVRGQVLPATLSDVRLWAELTDGRRIEGESNIPKAAGKIVKIGCIPENPPAVPAAIKAIQEADYIIIGPGSLYTSLIPNLLVGEIADAIAATNVPRIYICNIMTQPGETDGYSVAEHIQAIDEACGNRRLFDAVLVHKKTPSAQALIRYAQQNAHPVFLDRESVTQLGRRIVPANILFEDEYGAVRHDPQKLAKVLLKWYSGAHHGK, from the coding sequence ATGTTCATCGGTTTTTTGAAACAAGCCATTAATTCGCTACAACTAGAGTCTCACAGTCGCACTTCCCACCGGGTTAACCAATGGTTCAAATGGTTATCCCCTGGATTAGCGGTGAAACGCTGGTTACTTATCACTGTTGGGGGTGTTGTCTTAGCCAGTTTGGGGTTGGCTATTTGGGTAAAATTAACCCCCATTTTTTGGATACTAGAGTTGCTAAAAGGTCTTTTGGGACTCCTTGCGAATATTTTGCCCAACTATATTAGTGGTCCATTACTCCTTCTTTGTGGTGTCCTGTTGGTGCTGTGGGGACAATCCCGCACTGTCGGTTCAATTACCGAAGTCCTCAGACCTGGAGTGAATGAAGAGGAATTGATAGATGTCCTCTTAGCCCACCGTCGCTTATACCGGGGTCCAAAAATTGTGGTTGTTGGTGGTGGAACTGGACTTTCAACTTTACTCAGAGGCTTAAAAACTTATAGTGCTAATATTACTGCTATTGTCACCGTAGCAGATGATGGCGGGTCTTCTGGTAGACTGCGTGAAGAATTTGGCGTTTTACCACCTGGAGATATCCGCAATTGTTTAGCAGCACTAGCTGATGAAGAAAAATTACTGACGGAATTATTTCAATATCGCTTTCGGGCTGGAGATGGCTTAACAGGTCACAGTTTTGGTAATTTGTTTTTAACAGCCATGACTGATATTACTGGGGATTTGGTGCAAGCGATCGCTGCCAGTTCTAAAGTATTAGCGGTGAGAGGACAAGTTTTACCTGCTACCCTCAGTGATGTCCGTCTCTGGGCAGAATTGACAGATGGCCGCCGCATTGAGGGTGAGTCGAATATTCCCAAAGCTGCGGGAAAAATTGTCAAAATTGGTTGTATTCCTGAAAATCCACCGGCAGTTCCCGCGGCAATTAAAGCCATTCAAGAAGCTGATTACATTATTATTGGTCCGGGTAGTCTTTATACAAGCTTAATTCCTAATTTATTAGTTGGAGAAATTGCCGATGCGATCGCCGCTACCAATGTACCCCGCATTTATATCTGCAATATCATGACCCAACCAGGAGAAACTGATGGATATAGCGTTGCTGAACATATTCAAGCCATAGATGAAGCTTGTGGCAATAGAAGGTTATTCGATGCCGTATTAGTTCATAAAAAAACACCCTCAGCCCAAGCACTTATCCGTTATGCCCAACAAAATGCCCATCCAGTCTTTTTAGACCGAGAATCTGTCACCCAATTAGGACGGCGAATAGTTCCTGCTAATATTTTATTTGAAGATGAATATGGTGCTGTTCGCCATGACCCCCAAAAACTAGCCAAAGTCTTATTAAAATGGTACAGTGGAGCGCATCACGGGAAGTAA
- the ruvC gene encoding crossover junction endodeoxyribonuclease RuvC: MKKRILGIDPGLATVGFGAINWQQSQNKGQETTVEMVDFGVIRTNADVEMTQRLCILFDDLHSVMEDLQPDLVAIEKLFFYRMANTIVVAQARGVLMLVLGQRKLPYVEFAPPQIKQALTNYGKADKAEVQEAVMRELDLDEIPRPDDAADALAVALTASFQL, translated from the coding sequence ATGAAAAAGCGAATTTTAGGAATAGATCCAGGACTGGCAACTGTGGGATTTGGGGCAATTAATTGGCAACAAAGTCAAAATAAAGGACAAGAGACAACGGTAGAGATGGTAGATTTTGGCGTAATTCGCACAAATGCTGATGTGGAAATGACTCAGCGACTATGTATTTTATTTGATGATTTACACAGCGTGATGGAGGACTTACAGCCAGATTTGGTGGCAATTGAAAAGTTATTTTTTTATCGGATGGCAAATACCATTGTTGTAGCACAAGCCAGGGGTGTACTGATGTTAGTTTTAGGACAGCGTAAGCTTCCTTATGTAGAATTTGCACCTCCCCAAATTAAGCAAGCTTTAACGAATTATGGTAAAGCAGATAAAGCAGAAGTGCAAGAGGCTGTGATGCGGGAGTTGGATTTAGATGAAATTCCTCGGCCGGATGATGCGGCAGATGCTTTAGCGGTGGCGTTAACAGCTTCGTTTCAGTTGTAA
- a CDS encoding CHAT domain-containing protein has protein sequence MSLRLRLISWITSPLLLTLIPSLLPIPSYLLSTTAQAQTSQDQKTEADKLLEQGIQQAQRSQYKDAIQSWEQALAIYQKLKDRNGEASSLNNLGNAYRHLGQYRKAIDFSQQSLTITREIGDRNGVANSLIGLGLAYSDLGQYPKAIEFHQQSLAIKQEMGDRNGEAGSLNNLGNAYNSLGQYPKAIEFFQQSLAIFREIGDRNGEANSLGNLGIAYKSLGQYPKAIEFHQQSLAIFREIGDSPEERLRQRNGEAISLNSLGIAYNSLGQYPKAIEFYQQSLAIFRDIGNRNGEANSLNNLGIAYRNLGEYPKAIEFYRQSLAIFREIGDIAGEGLTLSNIGSTLEEQQQPELAIVFYKQSVNVREGIRQDLRKLPREQQESYTQTVADTYRSLADLLISQGRVLEAQQVLELLKIQELRDFTRNARAGGETAGIALSRIEEDILNKYGTLIVFGLKLYECEQQKCNSLSQLRDQLDTLTQQFNQDTNTFRKTLQERLAKDPALLEPEQVRNTAAKIVTAEPDTLLVYPLVLKDKIRILLATRAGKEGVVFRTFETPVNQEQLWNKVSQFRTQLSNPNGEKELKATSQELYNWLIKPLEGEIKDKNVRNLVFSLDRSTRYIPMAALFNGKQYLIERYGISTILNAGLTDVKDRLPSKKQDIKVLAMGVSKAFPGFNALSNVPLELANIVQQSGKENTGIFPGSEFLDEAFIFRTLRDNLSGNKILHIATHGKFESGRPENSFLLSGTGDKLTVEQIQTLQNYMIDTHLVVLSACETALGGVDADGIEMSGISFYFLTNGAKAVIASLWLVNDASTSQLMQQFYQNLSTGKMTKAQALREAQIAMIQGKIQSSNTERSSVNYTPGQSRNSEAISHNLSHPYYWAPFILIGNGL, from the coding sequence ATGTCCTTGCGACTTAGACTAATTAGCTGGATCACGTCGCCTCTGCTGCTGACGCTGATTCCCTCCTTGTTACCCATTCCCAGTTATCTCCTCTCTACCACCGCCCAAGCACAGACGAGTCAAGACCAGAAAACAGAAGCAGACAAGCTATTAGAGCAAGGGATTCAGCAAGCGCAACGTAGTCAGTATAAAGACGCAATCCAGTCTTGGGAACAGGCATTAGCGATTTATCAAAAACTGAAAGATCGCAATGGGGAAGCCAGTTCCCTGAATAATCTGGGCAATGCTTATCGTCACCTGGGGCAATACCGGAAGGCAATAGACTTCTCTCAACAGTCTTTGACCATTACAAGAGAAATCGGCGATCGCAATGGGGTAGCCAATTCCCTGATAGGTCTAGGCCTTGCTTACTCTGATCTAGGGCAATACCCAAAGGCAATTGAGTTCCATCAGCAGTCTTTGGCTATTAAACAAGAAATGGGCGATCGCAATGGGGAAGCCGGTTCCCTGAATAATCTAGGCAATGCTTATAATTCCCTGGGGCAATACCCAAAGGCAATTGAGTTCTTTCAGCAGTCTTTGGCTATTTTTCGAGAAATCGGCGATCGCAATGGGGAAGCCAATTCCCTGGGTAATCTAGGCATTGCTTACAAATCCCTGGGGCAATACCCAAAGGCAATTGAGTTCCATCAGCAGTCTTTGGCTATTTTTCGAGAAATCGGCGATTCTCCAGAGGAGAGGCTTCGCCAACGCAATGGGGAAGCCATTTCTCTAAATAGTCTGGGCATTGCTTACAATTCCCTGGGGCAATACCCAAAAGCAATAGAGTTCTATCAGCAGTCATTGGCTATTTTTCGAGATATCGGTAATCGCAATGGGGAAGCCAATTCCCTAAATAATCTGGGCATTGCTTACCGTAACCTGGGGGAATACCCAAAAGCAATAGAGTTCTATCGGCAGTCTTTAGCTATTTTTCGAGAAATCGGCGACATAGCAGGGGAAGGTCTTACTCTCAGTAACATTGGCTCAACACTAGAAGAACAGCAGCAACCAGAATTAGCCATTGTCTTTTACAAGCAATCAGTCAATGTGCGAGAAGGTATCCGTCAAGACTTACGCAAGTTACCCCGTGAGCAACAGGAGTCCTACACCCAAACTGTAGCAGATACATATCGCAGTCTCGCTGATTTGCTGATTTCCCAAGGACGGGTACTAGAAGCTCAACAAGTTCTAGAACTATTAAAAATCCAAGAATTACGTGATTTTACCCGCAATGCTAGAGCCGGTGGTGAAACCGCTGGTATTGCCTTGTCCCGCATTGAAGAAGATATCCTCAACAAATATGGTACTCTCATCGTCTTTGGGTTAAAGCTTTATGAATGTGAGCAGCAAAAATGTAACAGCCTCAGCCAACTGCGCGACCAACTCGATACATTAACTCAACAATTTAATCAAGATACTAATACTTTTCGGAAAACTCTCCAAGAGCGATTAGCCAAAGACCCCGCACTCCTGGAACCGGAACAAGTTCGCAATACTGCTGCCAAAATCGTGACTGCTGAACCGGACACACTTCTGGTTTATCCCCTAGTTTTAAAAGATAAAATCAGGATTCTACTAGCAACTAGAGCAGGGAAAGAAGGCGTAGTTTTCCGCACTTTTGAAACACCTGTTAATCAAGAACAACTCTGGAACAAGGTTTCCCAGTTCAGAACCCAACTATCTAACCCCAATGGAGAGAAAGAATTAAAAGCCACCAGTCAAGAACTCTATAACTGGTTGATTAAACCTCTAGAAGGGGAAATCAAGGATAAAAATGTGCGTAATTTGGTCTTTTCCCTTGACCGTTCTACCCGCTACATCCCAATGGCTGCACTGTTTAATGGTAAACAATATCTGATTGAACGCTATGGAATATCTACAATTCTCAATGCGGGTTTGACAGATGTTAAAGACCGTTTACCCAGTAAGAAGCAAGATATTAAAGTTTTGGCAATGGGTGTTTCTAAAGCCTTTCCGGGGTTCAATGCTTTGTCGAATGTGCCGCTAGAATTGGCTAACATCGTGCAACAATCCGGGAAAGAGAACACGGGCATTTTTCCTGGTTCAGAATTTCTCGATGAAGCCTTCATTTTTCGGACTTTGCGGGATAATCTTTCAGGTAATAAAATACTGCACATCGCCACCCACGGCAAATTTGAATCTGGTCGTCCTGAAAACTCTTTTCTGCTCTCTGGTACTGGTGACAAATTAACTGTTGAGCAGATTCAAACTCTACAAAACTACATGATAGATACTCATTTAGTGGTGCTTTCTGCGTGTGAAACGGCTTTAGGTGGGGTAGATGCTGATGGGATTGAAATGTCTGGCATTAGCTTCTATTTTCTCACCAATGGGGCTAAAGCGGTGATTGCTTCCCTGTGGCTCGTTAATGATGCCAGCACCAGCCAATTAATGCAGCAGTTTTACCAAAATCTCTCTACTGGTAAGATGACAAAAGCCCAAGCCTTGCGAGAAGCTCAAATCGCCATGATTCAAGGTAAGATCCAGAGTAGTAATACTGAGCGGAGTAGTGTAAATTATACGCCAGGACAAAGTAGAAATTCTGAAGCTATCTCCCATAATCTCAGTCATCCTTACTATTGGGCTCCTTTTATTTTGATTGGTAATGGGTTGTAG
- a CDS encoding DUF433 domain-containing protein, producing the protein MTLKELEQQLLALKPNEKVQIIQLLAQSLGSNWQGIEKTPRVCGGEACIANTRIPVWVLVEARQLGYSDVDLLTSYPTISATDLAHAWVYAEAHADEIELVIERNEAA; encoded by the coding sequence ATGACACTCAAAGAGTTAGAACAACAACTTCTTGCCCTTAAACCTAATGAAAAAGTCCAGATTATACAGTTACTTGCTCAAAGTCTTGGTAGCAATTGGCAAGGAATTGAGAAAACCCCTAGAGTCTGTGGTGGAGAAGCTTGCATTGCTAATACTCGTATTCCTGTCTGGGTACTAGTTGAAGCTCGACAACTTGGATATAGTGATGTTGACCTTTTAACCAGCTATCCCACCATTTCAGCTACGGATTTAGCTCATGCTTGGGTATATGCAGAAGCTCATGCTGATGAAATCGAATTGGTAATTGAGCGTAATGAGGCAGCATAG
- a CDS encoding DUF5615 family PIN-like protein — MARFYADEQFPFPVVELLRSLGHDVLTVQEAGNADQRILDDEVLAFAISQERAILTINKYDFIRLHRRDDDHFGIVVCSNNRNWEQFAARINDAVTAETSLRKKLIRVVRPVT, encoded by the coding sequence ATGGCACGTTTTTATGCAGATGAGCAGTTTCCTTTTCCAGTTGTGGAATTATTACGCAGTTTGGGGCATGATGTTTTGACAGTTCAAGAAGCAGGAAATGCAGATCAACGCATACTTGACGATGAAGTATTAGCATTTGCCATCAGTCAAGAACGGGCAATATTAACTATTAATAAATATGATTTTATCCGTTTACATCGTCGTGATGATGACCACTTTGGAATTGTTGTTTGTAGCAATAATCGTAACTGGGAACAATTTGCAGCAAGAATCAATGACGCTGTAACAGCAGAAACATCATTGCGAAAAAAACTAATTCGTGTGGTACGTCCAGTCACTTAA
- a CDS encoding caspase family protein produces MPIIKRRHFLQSIGASLTILGVNQFAIHQASLNYGQVLAQDTRRKRALLVGINNYPGKNAQDLKTQGLWYQLRGAVNDVELQRELLIHRFGFHPDDILVLTDKEATRQNILEQFNKHLIKWVKSPDDVVVFHYSGHGSNVIDPYKIFPEDRLNGTIVPVDADLPLGYPNKGGEVNDITAGTIFLLREALGRKTKNVTFILDSCYSGAGVRGNLIIRSRPGYAELLKLRGDTPNIKLKSIQEELDYQQHWLTDLKLSKEEWIERRKKNIVNGAAIFAAGRNQQAADANFAKDVNAGVFTYSLTRQLWQQTSNQGMGKVVIAAAGKTEQFLQSMANSRRQNPGLEVKIGSSDEQQPMYFSSMQKLAAEAVITEVKGNAVKLLLTGAEPQVLEALGKGAIFNIVDNHGQRQGTVKIESRSSLNATGLLQTKSGVKISPGAVLQEQIRAIPSDLKLRIGLDKSVDTEAAKQALQSIPRVEVVPLLEQEVHYILGRMLPSYFQDLETRKIADLPDVNSVGLFSVGFELIPGSFGVKDETINDAVNRLQTKFKLLLAARLMKMTLNTNSSRLNVAARLTVADNRALLAESFTVRGDKSSSAKNLQIISSQNSSLAEIEINKYVQISVKNRENRDLHIGILIFSPDGDIDILFPLSDGKNAALVLAGQTIQIPKEGKLSFGKPLGIVEVLIVASTAPINKALKPLQTLVMEQRSEKRSGSQVAEKAEDAIASLLDDLAGGKRGETKTGIRLFDTQQMAALSITFEIVDQKVI; encoded by the coding sequence ATGCCTATCATAAAGCGTCGTCATTTTCTCCAATCTATCGGTGCATCCCTCACCATTCTGGGTGTAAATCAATTTGCCATTCATCAAGCTTCTCTTAATTATGGCCAGGTTTTAGCACAGGATACCCGCCGTAAACGCGCCTTACTTGTTGGTATCAACAACTATCCCGGAAAGAATGCCCAAGACTTAAAAACCCAAGGATTATGGTATCAGTTGCGGGGTGCTGTGAACGATGTGGAACTTCAGCGAGAATTGTTGATACATCGGTTTGGATTTCATCCAGATGATATTTTGGTATTGACTGACAAAGAAGCAACACGCCAAAATATTCTAGAGCAATTTAATAAACATTTGATTAAATGGGTAAAATCCCCTGATGATGTAGTTGTCTTTCACTATTCAGGACATGGCTCAAATGTGATTGATCCTTATAAGATATTCCCAGAAGATAGACTGAATGGAACTATCGTTCCTGTTGATGCAGATTTACCTCTGGGTTATCCAAATAAAGGTGGAGAAGTCAATGATATTACAGCAGGTACTATATTTTTATTGCGAGAAGCATTGGGACGAAAAACTAAAAATGTGACTTTCATTCTCGATAGTTGTTACTCTGGTGCTGGAGTGCGGGGGAATTTAATTATTAGGTCACGTCCTGGTTATGCAGAACTGTTAAAACTGCGAGGGGACACCCCAAATATAAAACTCAAATCAATTCAAGAAGAATTAGATTATCAGCAACACTGGCTGACTGATTTAAAATTATCTAAAGAAGAATGGATTGAAAGACGCAAAAAAAATATTGTTAATGGTGCTGCTATTTTTGCGGCTGGACGTAATCAACAAGCGGCTGATGCTAATTTTGCTAAAGATGTGAATGCAGGTGTGTTTACATATTCCTTGACTCGTCAATTGTGGCAACAAACGAGTAATCAAGGAATGGGTAAAGTTGTGATAGCTGCGGCTGGGAAAACTGAGCAGTTTTTACAAAGTATGGCAAATTCTCGCCGTCAAAATCCAGGTTTGGAAGTAAAAATCGGTAGTAGCGATGAACAGCAACCAATGTATTTTTCTTCTATGCAGAAATTAGCCGCAGAAGCTGTGATTACAGAAGTTAAAGGAAATGCTGTTAAGTTACTTTTAACTGGTGCAGAACCACAAGTTTTAGAAGCTTTAGGTAAAGGCGCAATTTTTAATATTGTTGATAATCACGGACAACGCCAAGGAACTGTAAAAATTGAGTCGCGTTCTAGCCTGAATGCCACCGGATTACTGCAAACTAAGTCAGGTGTCAAAATTTCTCCTGGAGCGGTCTTACAAGAACAAATTCGGGCAATTCCTAGTGATTTAAAATTACGGATTGGTTTAGATAAATCAGTGGATACAGAAGCCGCAAAACAGGCATTACAATCAATTCCCCGCGTTGAAGTAGTACCGTTGTTAGAGCAGGAAGTACATTATATTTTGGGACGAATGTTGCCAAGCTATTTTCAAGATTTGGAAACCAGAAAAATTGCAGATTTACCAGATGTAAATAGTGTGGGTTTATTCTCAGTTGGGTTTGAACTAATTCCTGGTTCATTTGGCGTGAAAGATGAAACTATTAATGATGCCGTAAATCGCCTCCAGACGAAGTTTAAACTATTGCTGGCGGCTCGATTGATGAAAATGACTCTGAATACCAATTCATCTCGGTTAAACGTGGCAGCTAGGTTGACGGTTGCTGATAATCGGGCTTTGTTGGCAGAGTCTTTTACTGTGCGTGGTGATAAAAGTTCATCTGCAAAAAATCTGCAAATTATCAGTTCTCAAAACAGTTCTCTGGCTGAAATTGAAATTAACAAATATGTGCAAATCTCTGTTAAAAATCGAGAAAATCGTGATTTGCATATTGGCATATTAATCTTTAGTCCTGATGGGGATATTGATATTTTGTTTCCTTTGAGTGATGGTAAAAATGCTGCACTTGTTTTGGCAGGGCAGACAATTCAAATTCCCAAGGAAGGAAAGCTGTCTTTTGGTAAACCTTTGGGGATTGTAGAGGTGTTGATTGTGGCGAGTACAGCACCAATTAACAAAGCATTGAAACCATTACAGACATTGGTAATGGAACAAAGAAGCGAAAAAAGAAGTGGTAGTCAGGTAGCTGAAAAAGCAGAAGATGCAATAGCTAGTTTACTAGATGACCTGGCTGGAGGGAAACGCGGTGAAACAAAAACAGGTATTCGCCTGTTTGATACTCAACAGATGGCAGCTTTATCAATTACGTTTGAAATTGTTGACCAAAAAGTAATTTAA